Proteins encoded in a region of the Osmerus mordax isolate fOsmMor3 chromosome 17, fOsmMor3.pri, whole genome shotgun sequence genome:
- the plxnc1 gene encoding plexin-C1 has product MWSIIFLGSLVVLVDWGRGQDITFDGYIRDFAVGNSSLYALTDDYLYKVSHNLAQITDKISQRGILNRPDGKFERSAGSSPVWNATYKVNMLVPFIKNNTLITCGSIKCGYCEVLDINDISKSVHYEHLEVSPNGSAIGFVVDIETKNKLETYVFAASMMSTKTECPPANSVVSLRNTNDKQTGEIFSDIDQDQSPAKITTEDRSFNFVDGFQNDKYIYLFRNHRNGSVSVQLIWLEVKTNKKNTFGSLQGAKLQCCADQDRPLLLSSSLIPGGPPVRWAGVFTRNDTSDPVNTVLSIYDISPGKGPDPIFCINQLCKPKSESEIIRLLPVSVVFQYKSMTSVLALRQGSWVVFFIGTGDGQLIKLAVDKHYNSSCPRVLFRSDNDVQVFPRMHLDPVDPRRIYMVLGNQMKRVPVATCGLYVSSKDCWSSEDPFCGWCESKRSCTFKEDCSNSTWISIPDESKQQQISHQLQRNSTGQISLTIQVHLSVVGPIPAFACNLGKALCDHSFPTCTCLLSSDMLSIQGMFVKVRLGSKQLKKELKLVNCSGITGPSTFDLCSRCVSAGCSWRNQSCSWTPHPAHTHLTQEPVCQMDQPGLDSQPEIFSIEPEEVSFHGWNHALLTGNNLSHVTRVRIQGRFDCSPKESPVWRNTGSNLTFHIPGGDKGLVRVCLVLSDGSCHGTGHVTYISSPSCSELTPSTTWASGGRRIRARGIYLGLVEGVVHGNSPHVTATNYSAGDLLFYTPPMDQSELPINVTLKVANHSVFCRPLTFQPDPKFISFTHTATGNHLRVTIQKKADKLNISKSELTVLAVEDEKEYECVLEIIETSNGTDSIDCDILNKPNAKIDFLWIKYGGVEIRLQSQQQSGAHLALLIVPVLVVILFIVLGVVCVYRNKQRKLTAQMNERLELLESDIRQEIRQGFVDLQTDHSDLIENVGAIPFLDYKHFASRIFFPEGGPVATSIVKDIGQDVVKVRLEQSCQALSTLIQDQLFLTSMVHALEEQKNFNIKDKCTVASLLTVALHGDLPYLTNVMEDLLRALMDQPSNNQPKLLLRRTESIVEKLLTNWMSICLYGFLRESAGQHLFLLVSALTQQISKGPVDSVTEKALYTLNEDWLLYQAPDFTPLKLKALFAVGTEGEVSDPLEVTALSCDTVEQVKEKILVAHKNKFGFPYSSPLRDIHIEYEQDGRFVPLQEVDSSSEVLGDVTMLNTLKHYQVSDGMTIKVLSRRTHPPLSPQDSLKDDLNFSAKYFHLIDPEVDQDQRKNPERKKLKLKEVHLTKLLSTKVAVHSFVENLFRTIWGTTNGNAPCVVKYFFDFLDVQAESKRILDPDVTHIWKTNSLPLRFWVNILKNPQFVFDMDKSSHLDSCLSVIAQAFMDSFSLSEMQLGKHAATNKLLYAKDIPLYKQEVKAYYKQVKDQPKMTSSEFKDFLLEESKKHENEFNESEALRELYKYMQRYFDDIKLKLEQNGAPAELQQQLQNVKVLFDSLKSSSWD; this is encoded by the exons ATGTGGTCTATTATATTTTTAGGGTCCCTGGTTGTCCTTGTGGATTGGGGTCGTGGCCAGGACATCACCTTTGATGGGTACATTCGTGACTTTGCTGTTGGCAACAGCTCACTCTACGCCCTAACGGATGACTATCTCTACAAGGTGAGCCACAATTTGGCTCAAATTACCGACAAGATATCTCAGAGAGGAATACTTAATAGGCCTGACGGCAAATTTGAGAGAAGCGCTGGAAGTAGTCCTGTTTGGAACGCAACTTACAAGGTGAACATGTTGGTGCCATTCATCAAAAATAACACCTTAATCACCTGTGGAAGTATCAAATGCGGGTACTGTGAAGTGTTAGATATCAACGACATTTCCAAGTCTGTGCATTACGAGCATCTTGAAGTTAGCCCAAACGGCTCGGCCATTGGATTTGTGGTCGATATTGAGACAAAAAATAAATTAGAGACGTATGTCTTTGCAGCGAGTATGATGTCAACCAAAACGGAGTGTCCTCCTGCTAATTCTGTGGTTTCCTTGAGAAACACTAACGATAAACAGACTGGAGAGATATTCTCTGATATTGACCAAGACCAGTCACCTGCAAAAATTACCACCGAGGATAGAAGTTTCAATTTTGTTGACGGCTTTCAGaatgataaatatatatatttgttccgAAACCATCGGAACGGTTCCGTGTCAGTACAACTTATTTGGCTCGAGGTCAAGACAAACAAGAAGAATACTTTTGGGTCTCTGCAAGGTGCGAAGCTTCAGTGCTGCGCGGACCAAGATCGCCCGCTACTACTCTCATCCTCCTTGATTCCTGGCGGTCCACCAGTGCGCTGGGCCGGTGTTTTCACGAGGAATGACACGAGCGATCCCGTGAATACCGTGCTTTCCATTTATGACATCAGTCCGGGTAAAGGACCCGACCCGATCTTCTGCATTAACCAGCTTTGCAAG ccaAAATCCGAATCCGAGATCATCAGGCTGCTTCCAGTGTCTGTGGTGTTTCAGTACAAGTCCATGACCTCGGTCCTGGCATTGAGACAGGGCTCCTGGGTGGTGTTCTTCATCGGGACAGGAGACGGTCAACTCATCAAG CTTGCTGTGGACAAGCACTACAATTCCTCCTGTCCCAGAGTTCTGTTCAGGTCAGACAATGATGTCCAAGTGTTTCCCAGGATGCACCTGGACCCAGTGGATCCCAGACGCATCTACATGGTTCTAGGGAATCAG ATGAAGCGTGTCCCTGTGGCTACATGTGGTCTCTACGTCTCTTCTAAAGACTGCTGGTCTTCCGAGGACCCATTCTGTGGCTGGTGTGAGTCTAAGAGAAG CTGCACATTTAAGGAGGACTGCTCGAATTCCACATGGATCTCCATTCCTGATGAGTCCAAGCAGCAGCAGATCTCTCACCAGCTGCAGAGAAACAGCACTGGACAG ATAAGCCTTACCATCCAGGTCCATCTCAGTGTAGTAGGGCCAATACCTGCATTTGCCTGTAACCTTGGAAAAGCGTTATGTGACCATTCATTTCCCACTTGCACCTGCCTGCTCTCCAGTGACATGCTATCTATCCAAG GTATGTTTGTGAAGGTCAGACTGGGGAGCAAACAGCTGAAGAAGGAACTGAAGCTGGTTAACTGTTCAGGCATCACAGGACCCTCCACGTTCGACCT gtgttccaggtgtgtatCAGCCGGCTGTAGCTGGAGGAACCAGAGCTGCTCCTGGACACCACAtccagcgcacacacacctcacacag GAGCCGGTGTGCCAGATGGATCAGCCAGGGCTGGACTCT cagCCAGAGATCTTCTCTATCGAGCCCGAGGAGGTGTCCTTCCATGGCTGGAACCACGCCCTCCTGACAGGAAATAACCTCAGTCACGTGACCAGAGTTCGCATCCAGGGACGCTTCGACTGCTCTCCGAAGGA GTCCCCAGTGTGGAGAAATACTGGATCTAATCTGACGTTTCACATACCTGGTGGAGACAAAGGCTTGGTCAGGGTGTGTCTGGTACTGTCTGATGGCAGCTGTCATGGAACTGGTCATGTGACTTACATTTCCTCACCTTCCTGCTCCGAACTTACGCCTTCCACCACCTGGGCAAG TGGGGGGCGCAGGATCAGGGCTCGAGGAATATACCTGGGCTTAGTGGAGGGCGTCGTCCATGGCAACTCCCCTCACGTCACGGCAACCAACTACAGCGCGGGG GATTTGTTGTTCTACACCCCACCCATGGACCAATCCGAGTTGCCCATCAACGTCACTTTGAAAGTAGCCAATCACAGTGTGTTCTGCCGTCCACTCACGTTCCAGCCGGACCCAAAGTTTATCAGCttcacccacacagccacaggAAACCACCTGCGGGTCACCATCCAG AAAAAGGCAGACAAGCTGAACATCTCCAAGTCAGAGCTGACCGTGCTGGCggtggaggatgagaaggaATACGAGTGCGTCCTGGAAATCATAGAGACCAGCAACGGGACCGACTCCATCGACTGCGATATCCTGAACAAACCCAACGCAAAGATAGACTTTCTATGG ATAAAGTATGGAGGTGTCGAAATCCGTTTGCAGTCACAACAGCAAAGCGGGGCTCACCTGGCACTGCTGATTGTACCTGTCCTTGTTGTGATACTATTCATCGTTTTAG GAGTGGTTTGTGTTTATCGGAACAAGCAGAGAAAACTAACAGCCCAGATGAACGAACGTTTGGAGTTGTTGGAAAGTGACATCAGACAGGAAATTAGACAAG GTTTTGTGGACCTGCAGACCGATCATTCAGATTTAATAGAAAACGTGGGTGCCATTCCATTCCTTGACTACAAGCACTTTGCTTCCAGAATCTTCTTCCCTGAG GGTGGACCTGTCGCAACATCGATTGTCAAAGATATTGGTCAG GATGTGGTGAAGGTGCGTCTGGAACAGAGCTGCCAGGCCCTGTCTACTCTCATCCAAGACCAGCTCTTCCTCACCTCCATGGTCCACGCtctggaggagcagaagaaCTTCAACATCAAAGACAA gtgtacaGTAGCATCCTTGCTGACTGTGGCCCTGCATGGTGACCTTCCGTACCTGACCAATGTGATGGAGGATCTCCTCAGAGCCCTGATGGACCAGCCCAGTAACAACCAGCCCAAACTACTGCTGCGGCGCACCGAGTCCATAGTGGAGAAACTCCTAACCAACTggatgtctatctgtctctatggCTTCCTCAGG GAGAGTGCTGGCCAGCACCTGTTCCTCCTGGTCAGTGCTCTGACCCAGCAGATATCCAAGGGACCCGTGGACTCAGTCACGGAGAAGGCTCTGTACACGCTCAACGAGGACTGGCTGCTGTACCAGGCCCCGGACTTCACTCctctg AAGCTGAAGGCGCTGTTTGCAGTGGGcacagagggggaggtgagtgaCCCCTTGGAGGTGACAGCTCTGTCCTGTGACACAGTGGAGCAGGTCAAGGAGAAGATACTCGTGGCCCACAAGAACAAGTTTGGGTTCCCCTACAGCTCGCCGCTCAGGGACATCCACATAG agtaCGAGCAGGACGGCAGGTTTGTGCCTCTCCAGGAGGTGGACTCCTCCTCTGAGGTCTTGGGAGACGTGACCATGCTCAACACACTCAAGCACTATCAG GTATCAGATGGAATGACTATCAAGGTGCTCTCTCGGAGGACCCACCCCCCTCTGAGCCCACAGGACAGCCTGAAAG ATGATCTGAACTTCTCTGCAAAGTACTTTCATCTA ATTGACCCAGAGGTCGACCAGGACCAGCGGAAAAACCCAGAGAGGAAGAAGCTGAAGTTAAAGGAAGTACACCTCACCAAACTGCTGTCCACCAAG GTGGCCGTGCATTCGTTCGTAGAGAACCTCTTCAGAACCATCTGGGGAACGACCAATGGGAACGCACCGTGTGTTGTCAAATACTTCTTTGACTTCCTGGATGTGCAGGCGGAGAGCAAGAGGATCTTGGACCCCGATGTGACACACATCTGGAAGACCAACAG CCTGCCCCTTCGTTTCTGGGTGAACATCTTGAAGAACCCCCAGTTTGTGTTCGACATGGATAAATCTTCCCACCTGGACAGCTGCCTGTCTGTTATCGCCCAGGCCTTCAtggactccttctctctcagcgAGATGCAACTAGGCAAG CATGCTGCAACCAATAAACTGCTGTATGCCAAAGACATCCCACTTTACAAACAGGAAGTAAAGGCCTATTACAAGCAAGTCAAAGACCAGCCTAAAATGACAAGCTCTGAATTCAAGGATTTCCTGCTTGAGGAATCAAAG aaaCACGAAAATGAGTTCAATGAATCTGAAGCCCTCCGGGAACTCTACAAATACATGCAGAGATACTTTGACGAT ATCAAGCTGAAGCTCGAGCAGAATGGTGCCCCTGCCGAactccagcagcagctgcagaacGTCAAAGTCCTGTTTGATTCCCTGAAGAGCAGTTCCTGGGActga
- the LOC136960448 gene encoding plexin-C1-like: MDRSLVVLVDWGRGQDITFDGYIRDFAVGNSSLYALTDDYLYKNDKYIYLFRNHRNGSVSVQLIWLEVKTNKKNTFGSLQGAKLQCCADQDRPLLLSSSLIPGGPPVRWAGVFTRNDTSDPVNTVLAIYDISPGKGPDPIFCSNQLCKPKSESEIIRLLPVSVVFQYKSMTSVLALRQGSWVVFFIGTGDGQLIKLAVDKNYNSSCPRVLFRSDNDVQVFPRMHLDPVDPRRIYMVLGNQMKRVPVATCGLYVSSKDCWSSEDPFWHC; this comes from the exons ATGGATA GGTCCCTGGTTGTCCTTGTGGATTGGGGTCGTGGCCAGGACATCACCTTTGATGGGTACATTCGTGACTTTGCTGTTGGCAACAGCTCACTCTACGCCCTGACGGATGACTATCTCTACAAG aatgataaatatatatatttgttccgAAACCATCGGAACGGTTCCGTGTCAGTACAACTTATTTGGCTCGAGGTCAAGACAAACAAGAAGAATACTTTTGGGTCTCTGCAAGGTGCGAAGCTTCAGTGCTGCGCGGACCAAGATCGCCCGCTACTACTCTCATCCTCCTTGATTCCTGGCGGTCCACCAGTGCGCTGGGCCGGTGTTTTCACGAGGAATGACACGAGCGATCCCGTGAATACCGTGCTTGCCATTTATGACATCAGTCCGGGTAAAGGACCCGACCCGATCTTCTGCAGTAACCAGCTTTGCAAG ccaAAATCCGAATCCGAGATCATCAGGCTGCTTCCAGTGTCTGTGGTGTTTCAGTACAAGTCCATGACCTCGGTCCTGGCATTGAGACAGGGCTCCTGGGTGGTGTTCTTCATCGGGACAGGAGACGGTCAACTCATCAAG CTTGCTGTGGACAAGAACTACAATTCCTCCTGTCCCAGAGTTCTGTTCAGGTCAGACAATGATGTCCAAGTGTTTCCCAGGATGCACCTGGACCCAGTGGATCCCAGACGCATCTACATGGTTCTAGGGAATCAG ATGAAGCGTGTCCCTGTGGCTACATGTGGTCTCTACGTCTCTTCTAAAGACTGCTGGTCTTCCGAGGACCCATTCTGGCACTGCTGA
- the smo gene encoding protein smoothened, with the protein MSPYNASTIVGAFGVLCIWAACSFVTHAAMVQKNATLMLDEHCKKTTTCEVLKYNTCLGSPLPYTHTSLILAEDSNTQEEAFEKLAMWSGLRNAPRCWSVIQPLLCAVYMPKCDNGHVELPSQQLCQATRRPCSIVDQERGWPSFLKCDTKDKFPMGCQNEVQKLKFNSSGQCEAPLVKTDIQASWYKDVEGCGIQCHNPLFTEEEHSDMHAYIAYFGSITLLCTFFTLATFLADWKNSNRYPAVILFYINACFFVGSMGWLAQFMEGAREEIVCKSDKTMRLGEPSSTETLSCVTIFIIVYYSLMSGVIWFVMLTYAWHASFKALGTTHQPLSGRTSYFHMITWSIPFILTVAILAIAEVDGDSVSGICFVGYKNYHYRAGFVLAPIGVVLVIGGYFLIRGVMTLFSIKSNHPGLLSEKAASKINETMLRLGIFGFLAFGFVFITFGCHFYDFFSQAEWERSFREYVLCEANVTIAHQTNKPIPECTIKNRPSLLVEKINLFSMFGTGIAMSTWVWTKATILIWKRTWCKIIGRSDDEPKRIKKSKMIAKAFSKRKELHKDPEKELSFSLHTVSHEGPVAGINFDLNEPSNDMSSAWAQHVTKMVARRGAILPQDISVTPSCTPVPPPDERKKLWMVEAEISPEMMKRKRKKRKRKKEDRPAEEAANHQGYRRREFGPSSVPRLPKLPGHRSLVANLWEQQQEVGADILPGSYPETRPSHPLPYQERYTSLAPYPSSRRSRNHDLALLSNPHALNDLPEDLGLGPRCPVPHSRQPSGGSRYPGEVEPVGGGWGRAPYTMRPQGRKARIDPIHSQTNLMEAELMDADSDF; encoded by the exons ATGTCTCCCTACAACGCGAGCACCATTGTTGGAGCGTTCGGGGTACTTTGCATTTGGGCTGCCTGCTCATTTGTTACTCATGCCGCCATGGTACAGAAAAACGCAACACTAATGTTGGATGaacactgtaaaaaaacaacTACTTGCGAAGTGCTCAAATACAATACATGTCTGGGGTCCCCTTTACCGTACACTCACACGTCGCTTATCCTGGCGGAGGACTCGAACACTCAAGAAGAAGCATTTGAGAAGTTGGCCATGTGGTCGG GTCTGCGTAACGCCCCTCGCTGCTGGTCGGTGATCCAGCCCCTGCTCTGTGCCGTCTACATGCCCAAGTGTGACAATGGGCACGTGGAGCTGCCCAGCCAGCAGCTGTGCCAGGCCACCCGGCGCCCCTGCAGCATCGTggaccaggagaggggctggccCAGCTTCCTCAAGTGCGATACCAAGGACAAGTTTCCCATGGGTTGCCAG AACGAGGTGCAGAAATTAAAGTTCAACTCGTCAGGCCAGTGTGAGGCCCCCCTGGTGAAGACGGATATCCAGGCCAGCTGGTATAAGGACGTGGAGGGCTGTGGCATCCAGTGTCACAACCCTCTTTTCACCGAGGAGGAGCACTCGGACATGCACGCCTACATCGCTTACTTCGGCTCCATTACGCTCCTCTGCACCTTCTTCACACTG gccacatttctggcagactggaagaactcGAATCGCTATCCAGCAGTCATCCTCTTCTACATCAACGCTTGTTTCTTCGTGGGAAGTATGGGCTGGCTAGCTCAGTTTATGGAGGGTGCTCGTGAGGAGATCGTCTGCAAGAGTGACAAAACCATGCGCCTCGGGGAACCCTC gtcCACGGAGACTCTGTCCTGCGTCACCATCTTCATCATTGTCTACTATTCCCTGATGTCGGGCGTGATCTGGTTTGTCATGCTGACCTACGCCTGGCACGCTTCCTTCAAGGCCCTGGGAACCACCCACCAGCCGTTGTCTGGACGCACGTCCTACTTCCACATGATCACCTGGTCCATTCCCTTCATACTCACCGTGGCCATTCTCGCCATCGCTGAG gTGGATGGAGACTCTGTGAGTGGGATCTGTTTTGTGGGCTATAAGAACTACCACTACCGGGCCGGGTTTGTGTTGGCACCCATCGGAGTGGTGCTTGTTATCGGCGGCTACTTCCTCATACGAG GAGTCATGACTTTGTTTTCCATCAAGAGTAATCACCCTGGGCTTCTAAGCGAAAAGGCTGCGAGCAAAATCAACGAGACAATGCTAAGGCTTG GTATTTTTGGATTCTTGGCGTTCGGCTTTGTGTTCATCACTTTCGGCTGCCATTTCTACGACTTCTTCAGCCAAGCCGAGTGGGAGAGAAGCTTCAGAGAATACGTTTT GTGCGAAGCCAACGTCACAATAGCTCATCAGACCAACAAGCCGATTCCAGAATGCACCATCAAGAACCGACCCAGTCTGCTGGTGGAGAAGATCAATCTGTTCTCCATGTTTGGGACTGGTATTGCCATGAGTACCTGGGTTTGGACCAAGGCTACCATCCTCATCTGGAAACGCACTTGGTGCAA AATCATTGGCCGTAGTGACGACGAACCTAAGAGGATAAAGAAGAGCAAGATGATCGCGAAAGCCTTCTCCAAACGCAAAGAGCTCCACAAGGACCCTGAGAAGGAGCTGTCCTTCAGCCTGCACACCGTCTCCCACGAGGGGCCTGTTG CTGGCATTAACTTTGACCTCAACGAGCCGTCCAACGACATGTCATCTGCCTGGGCCCAGCATGTCACTAAGATGGTGGCCAGGAGAGGTGCCATCTTGCCTCAGGACATCTCTGTCACGCCCAGTTGCACACCTG TTCCGCCCCCTGACGAGAGGAAGAAGCTGTGGATGGTGGAGGCGGAGATCTCTCCGgagatgatgaagaggaagaggaagaagaggaagaggaagaaggaggacagGCCCGCGGAGGAAGCGGCCAACCACCAGGGGTACCGGCGGAGGGAGTTCGGCCCCAGCTCAGTGCCTCGCCTGCCCAAGCTGCCAGGGCACAGGAGCCTGGTGGCCAACTTGTGGGAACAGCAACAGGAAGTAGGGGCTGACATCCTTCCAGGGTCTTACCCCGAGACCAGGCCCTCGCACCCCCTCCCCTATCAGGAGAGGTACACAAGCCTGGCCCCGTACCCCTCCAGCCGGCGTAGCAGGAACCACGACCTCGCCCTGCTCTCTAACCCCCACGCCCTGAATGATTTACCGGAGGATCTTGGTTTAGGGCCTCGCTGCCCTGTACCCCACTCCCGGCAGCCCAGCGGTGGCTCTCGTTACCCAGGGGAGGTAGAGccagtgggtggggggtgggggagggcacCTTACACCATGAGACCACAGGGGAGGAAGGCAAGGATCGATCCGATTCACTCGCAGACCAATCTGATGGAAGCGGAGCTTATGGATGCAGACTCTGACTTTTGA